One Pectobacterium colocasium DNA segment encodes these proteins:
- a CDS encoding MFS transporter, whose translation MVVTSTARTRAFLFFTIILLGLNLRPVLAGIGPLLNQIQAATGLDDSMAGMLTTLPVFAMGWCALYGGQLQARLGEYRGITLGIVVIALACGARWWLNSGIALLVSAALAGVGIALIQALVPSFIKLHFGRHSSLLMGFYTTAIMTGAAFAASSVSPLANAWGWQSALACWGIVALVATVAWRCVPKAYTAKQAAATVLATRRTGMDWLLMVFFGIGTGAYTLVLAWLPPYYIQLGLDATQSGLMLGGLTLTEVISGLLVSTFINRFPDRRRLLIPILIVMLAGMIGLIVAPLTFTYPIIIMLGIGIGALFPLSLIVALDQVTESHKTGSVMGFVQGGGYILASLMPLLAGFIRQHTAGLEQAWMIMTVGVIVLILMATRFAPLKSPSR comes from the coding sequence ATGGTAGTGACATCAACAGCTCGTACGCGGGCTTTTCTTTTCTTCACGATTATCCTGTTGGGATTGAATTTACGCCCCGTTCTGGCGGGAATTGGCCCGTTGCTGAATCAGATTCAGGCCGCAACGGGTCTGGATGACAGCATGGCAGGTATGTTAACCACGCTCCCCGTGTTCGCGATGGGATGGTGTGCGTTATATGGCGGTCAGTTGCAGGCACGTCTTGGAGAGTATCGGGGAATCACATTGGGTATTGTGGTTATTGCCCTGGCGTGCGGTGCGCGCTGGTGGCTTAATAGTGGCATTGCTCTGCTGGTGAGCGCTGCGCTTGCCGGGGTCGGGATTGCCTTAATTCAGGCGCTGGTGCCATCGTTTATCAAGCTCCATTTTGGCCGTCATAGCAGTCTCCTGATGGGCTTTTATACCACGGCGATTATGACGGGCGCGGCGTTTGCGGCTTCATCGGTTTCTCCGCTGGCAAATGCGTGGGGCTGGCAAAGCGCGCTGGCCTGCTGGGGGATCGTGGCGTTGGTTGCCACGGTGGCCTGGCGCTGTGTGCCTAAAGCGTATACCGCGAAACAGGCGGCTGCGACCGTTCTGGCTACGCGCAGAACTGGGATGGATTGGCTGCTGATGGTGTTCTTCGGTATTGGTACGGGTGCGTATACGCTGGTGCTGGCCTGGCTGCCGCCGTATTACATTCAATTGGGGCTAGATGCGACGCAAAGTGGCTTGATGTTAGGGGGATTAACGCTGACGGAGGTGATTTCCGGCCTGTTAGTGTCCACGTTTATCAACCGTTTTCCCGATCGGCGCAGGCTACTTATCCCTATCCTGATTGTGATGCTGGCAGGAATGATTGGGCTGATCGTCGCGCCGCTGACGTTCACGTACCCCATTATTATCATGCTGGGGATTGGCATTGGCGCACTGTTTCCGCTGTCGCTGATTGTGGCGTTGGATCAGGTGACGGAGTCACATAAGACCGGTTCAGTGATGGGCTTTGTGCAGGGCGGCGGCTACATCCTTGCCAGCCTGATGCCTTTGCTGGCTGGTTTTATACGCCAGCATACGGCGGGGCTGGAGCAGGCCTGGATGATTATGACCGTTGGTGTGATCGTGTTGATTCTGATGGCGACCCGTTTTGCTCCGCTGAAGAGCCCTAGCCGCTAA